The Gemmatimonadota bacterium genomic interval CGCCCTTTGCGGCTGCGGCCTCCGACAACATCGCCTTCGTGGTTCTACTGGCCCCCCCGGTGGTGTCCGCCGCGGAGCTGAGCCAGGGGCAAGCCGCTACGACGGCTGCCGTTTCGAACGATCCGCTCGTCCCAGTCCAAGCGGCTCTGATCGACATGATTCGGCGGACCCTTGCGGATGAGTCCGACCCAGAGCGGGCCCTCGCATCGATTCGTGCGAACGCCTCCAGCTGGATGGCATCCCTTTCCCCGGAGGTGAGCCGCATCATGGGCATTCTCTGGGCGCGACCGGAGTTTCAGGCCCAGGTGGAGCAGCTCGTGATCGCGTTGGGTACGCCGTGGAACCGGTCCCTGTACGACCAGGACCCCGCGCCCCCGCTCGAGGCCCTGGATGTCCCCGTTCTCGCGCTCTACGGAGACCGAGACCTGCAGGTCCCGCCCGCGCAGAACGCTACGGCACTCGAGGCCCTTTGGGCCGAGCACCCGGACGCGAGAGTCGAAATTCTTCCCGGCTTGAACCATTTCTTCCAGCACGCAGACACCGGTCTCCCGGCCGAGATTCCCGACATCGAGGAGACCTTTGCTCCCGAGGCGATGGACCGCATCTCCGGCTGGATCGAAGGGAGGTTCACGACCCGCTGATCGTGGCCGCATTGAGTGCATACACGCACCG includes:
- a CDS encoding alpha/beta hydrolase, with protein sequence MRVVTAVSLILALPSTLTGQSTRPQDPRPPFPYDEVEVSLENPQDGTRLAGTLTLPDGEGPFPAVVLLSGAGPQDRDYAVFGHRPFLVLADYLARRGIAALRLDDRGTGGSAGDATRSTLALAIADVRAGVQVLGRHPRIDPGALGLVAHSEGGRVAPFAAAASDNIAFVVLLAPPVVSAAELSQGQAATTAAVSNDPLVPVQAALIDMIRRTLADESDPERALASIRANASSWMASLSPEVSRIMGILWARPEFQAQVEQLVIALGTPWNRSLYDQDPAPPLEALDVPVLALYGDRDLQVPPAQNATALEALWAEHPDARVEILPGLNHFFQHADTGLPAEIPDIEETFAPEAMDRISGWIEGRFTTR